Proteins encoded within one genomic window of Rhinolophus sinicus isolate RSC01 linkage group LG14, ASM3656204v1, whole genome shotgun sequence:
- the DENND2D gene encoding DENN domain-containing protein 2D isoform X1, with amino-acid sequence MLPLRAFCHLPGSCHILLAQPLGTHDGNCSPLLGRQRRAWLHRVVVGHGSSSPFLRLSVASLCWRKGQCSMPRRPQKMEGQVVGGMRRLFRKRLPWLRAGSAQDSPGEAVKEPERAREHCLSNFAGGQHFFEYLLVVSLKKKRSGEDYEPTITYQFPKRENLLRGQQEEEERLLNAIPLFCFPDGNEWAPLTEYPRETFSFVLTNVDGSRKIGYCRRLLPAGPGPRLPKVYCIISCIGCFGLFSKILDEVEKRHQISMAVIYPFMQGLREAAFPAPGKTVTLKSFIPDSGTEFISLTRPLDSHLEHVDFSSLLHCLSFEQILQIFASAVLERRIIFLAEGLSTLSQCIHAAAALLYPFSWAHTYIPVVPESLLATVCCPTPFMVGVQMRFRQEVMDSPMEEVLLVNLCEGTFLMSVGDEKDILPPKLQDDILGSLGQGINELPTSEQINEHVSGPFVQFFVKTVGHYASYIKREASGQGRFQERAFCKALTSKTNRRFVKKFVKTQLFSLFIQEAEKSKNPPAGYFQRKILEYEEQKKQKKSREKTVK; translated from the exons ATGCTGCCTCTGCGGGCATTCTGCCACCTTCCTGGGTCCTGTCACATCCTTCTTGCTCAACCATTGGGTACACACGATGGAAACTGCTCTCCCCTACTTGGAAGACAGCGTCGGGCTTGGCTTCACAGAGTTGTGGTCGGACACGGAAGCAGCAGCCCCTTTCTCAGGCTTTCTGTAGCCAGTCTGTGTTGGAGGAAAGGACAGTGCTCCATGCCCCGCAGGCCCCAAAAGATGGAAGGACAAGTGGTAGGCGGGATGCGCAGATTGTTCCGGAAACGGCTGCCTTGGCTCCGAGCAG GATCTGCCCAGGACAGTCCAGGGGAAGCTGTAAAGGAACCAGAAAGGGCCCGGGAGCACTGCCTCTCCAACTTTGCTGGAGGACAGCATTTCTTTGAATACCTCCTCGTGGTTTCCTTAAAGAAAAAGCGGTCTGGGGAGGATTATGAACCCACGATCACCTACCAGTTTCCCAAG CGGGAGAACCTGCTTCGGGGccaacaggaggaggaggagcggcTGCTCAATGCCATCCCCTTGTTTTGCTTCCCAGATGGGAATGAGTGGGCACCACTCACTGAGTATCCCAG GGAGACCTTCTCCTTCGTCCTGACCAATGTGGATGGGAGCAGGAAGATTGGATACTGCAGGCGTCTCTTG CCCGCTGGCCCTGGCCCTCGCCTCCCCAAGGTGTACTGCATCATTAGCTGCATCGGCTGCTTCGGCCTGTTCTCCAAG ATCCTGGATGAAGTGGAGAAGAGGCATCAGATCTCCATGGCCGTCATTTACCCGTTCATGCAGGGCCTCCGGGAGGCGGCCTTCCCTGCTCCTGGGAAGACCGTCACCCTCAAGAGCTTCATCCCTGACTCGGGCACTGAG TTCATCTCACTGACGCGGCCCCTGGACTCCCACCTAGAACACGTGGATTTTAGTTCTCTGTTGCACTGTCTCAGTTTCGAACAGATTCTGCAGATCTTTGCCTCTGCAGTGCTGGAGAGAAGAATCATCTTCCTGGCAGAAGGTCTCAG CACCCTGTCTCAGTGCATCCATGCTGCTGCCGCGCTGCTCTACCCCTTCAGCTGGGCACACACCTACATCCCCGTTGTCCCCGAGAGCCTGCTGGCCACTGTCTGCTGCCCCACTCCCTTCATGGTTGGAGTACAAATGCGTTTTCGGCAGGAAGTTATGGACAGCCCCATGGAAGAG GTCCTGTTGGTGAATCTTTGTGAAGGGACCTTCTTAATGTCA GTTGGCGACGAAAAAGACATCCTACCACCCAAGCTTCAGGATGACATCTTAGGCTCTCTTGGTCAGGGGATCAATGAGTTACCGA CTTCCGAACAAATCAACGAGCATGTTTCAGGCCCTTTCGTGCAGTTCTTTGTCAAGACTGTGGGTCACTATGCTTCCTATATCAAGCGGGAAGCCAGTGGGCAAGGCCGCTTCCAAGAGCGGGCCTTCTGTAAGGCTCTGACCTCCAAGACCAACCGCAGGTTTGTGAAGAAGTTTGTGAAGACACAGCTCTTCTCCCTTTTCATCCAGGAAGCCGAGAAGAGCAAGAACCCTCCTGCAG GCTATTTCCAACGGAAAATACTTGAATATGaggaacagaagaaacagaagaaatcaaGGGAAAAGACTGTGAAATAA
- the DENND2D gene encoding DENN domain-containing protein 2D isoform X3, whose translation MDGLGRRLRASLRLKRGRGGSAQDSPGEAVKEPERAREHCLSNFAGGQHFFEYLLVVSLKKKRSGEDYEPTITYQFPKRENLLRGQQEEEERLLNAIPLFCFPDGNEWAPLTEYPRETFSFVLTNVDGSRKIGYCRRLLPAGPGPRLPKVYCIISCIGCFGLFSKILDEVEKRHQISMAVIYPFMQGLREAAFPAPGKTVTLKSFIPDSGTEFISLTRPLDSHLEHVDFSSLLHCLSFEQILQIFASAVLERRIIFLAEGLSTLSQCIHAAAALLYPFSWAHTYIPVVPESLLATVCCPTPFMVGVQMRFRQEVMDSPMEEVLLVNLCEGTFLMSVGDEKDILPPKLQDDILGSLGQGINELPTSEQINEHVSGPFVQFFVKTVGHYASYIKREASGQGRFQERAFCKALTSKTNRRFVKKFVKTQLFSLFIQEAEKSKNPPAGYFQRKILEYEEQKKQKKSREKTVK comes from the exons GATCTGCCCAGGACAGTCCAGGGGAAGCTGTAAAGGAACCAGAAAGGGCCCGGGAGCACTGCCTCTCCAACTTTGCTGGAGGACAGCATTTCTTTGAATACCTCCTCGTGGTTTCCTTAAAGAAAAAGCGGTCTGGGGAGGATTATGAACCCACGATCACCTACCAGTTTCCCAAG CGGGAGAACCTGCTTCGGGGccaacaggaggaggaggagcggcTGCTCAATGCCATCCCCTTGTTTTGCTTCCCAGATGGGAATGAGTGGGCACCACTCACTGAGTATCCCAG GGAGACCTTCTCCTTCGTCCTGACCAATGTGGATGGGAGCAGGAAGATTGGATACTGCAGGCGTCTCTTG CCCGCTGGCCCTGGCCCTCGCCTCCCCAAGGTGTACTGCATCATTAGCTGCATCGGCTGCTTCGGCCTGTTCTCCAAG ATCCTGGATGAAGTGGAGAAGAGGCATCAGATCTCCATGGCCGTCATTTACCCGTTCATGCAGGGCCTCCGGGAGGCGGCCTTCCCTGCTCCTGGGAAGACCGTCACCCTCAAGAGCTTCATCCCTGACTCGGGCACTGAG TTCATCTCACTGACGCGGCCCCTGGACTCCCACCTAGAACACGTGGATTTTAGTTCTCTGTTGCACTGTCTCAGTTTCGAACAGATTCTGCAGATCTTTGCCTCTGCAGTGCTGGAGAGAAGAATCATCTTCCTGGCAGAAGGTCTCAG CACCCTGTCTCAGTGCATCCATGCTGCTGCCGCGCTGCTCTACCCCTTCAGCTGGGCACACACCTACATCCCCGTTGTCCCCGAGAGCCTGCTGGCCACTGTCTGCTGCCCCACTCCCTTCATGGTTGGAGTACAAATGCGTTTTCGGCAGGAAGTTATGGACAGCCCCATGGAAGAG GTCCTGTTGGTGAATCTTTGTGAAGGGACCTTCTTAATGTCA GTTGGCGACGAAAAAGACATCCTACCACCCAAGCTTCAGGATGACATCTTAGGCTCTCTTGGTCAGGGGATCAATGAGTTACCGA CTTCCGAACAAATCAACGAGCATGTTTCAGGCCCTTTCGTGCAGTTCTTTGTCAAGACTGTGGGTCACTATGCTTCCTATATCAAGCGGGAAGCCAGTGGGCAAGGCCGCTTCCAAGAGCGGGCCTTCTGTAAGGCTCTGACCTCCAAGACCAACCGCAGGTTTGTGAAGAAGTTTGTGAAGACACAGCTCTTCTCCCTTTTCATCCAGGAAGCCGAGAAGAGCAAGAACCCTCCTGCAG GCTATTTCCAACGGAAAATACTTGAATATGaggaacagaagaaacagaagaaatcaaGGGAAAAGACTGTGAAATAA
- the DENND2D gene encoding DENN domain-containing protein 2D isoform X2, with product MEGLERCDHSENSVPFWAKSAATWKVRRDPQGTPSQCHGGSAQDSPGEAVKEPERAREHCLSNFAGGQHFFEYLLVVSLKKKRSGEDYEPTITYQFPKRENLLRGQQEEEERLLNAIPLFCFPDGNEWAPLTEYPRETFSFVLTNVDGSRKIGYCRRLLPAGPGPRLPKVYCIISCIGCFGLFSKILDEVEKRHQISMAVIYPFMQGLREAAFPAPGKTVTLKSFIPDSGTEFISLTRPLDSHLEHVDFSSLLHCLSFEQILQIFASAVLERRIIFLAEGLSTLSQCIHAAAALLYPFSWAHTYIPVVPESLLATVCCPTPFMVGVQMRFRQEVMDSPMEEVLLVNLCEGTFLMSVGDEKDILPPKLQDDILGSLGQGINELPTSEQINEHVSGPFVQFFVKTVGHYASYIKREASGQGRFQERAFCKALTSKTNRRFVKKFVKTQLFSLFIQEAEKSKNPPAGYFQRKILEYEEQKKQKKSREKTVK from the exons GATCTGCCCAGGACAGTCCAGGGGAAGCTGTAAAGGAACCAGAAAGGGCCCGGGAGCACTGCCTCTCCAACTTTGCTGGAGGACAGCATTTCTTTGAATACCTCCTCGTGGTTTCCTTAAAGAAAAAGCGGTCTGGGGAGGATTATGAACCCACGATCACCTACCAGTTTCCCAAG CGGGAGAACCTGCTTCGGGGccaacaggaggaggaggagcggcTGCTCAATGCCATCCCCTTGTTTTGCTTCCCAGATGGGAATGAGTGGGCACCACTCACTGAGTATCCCAG GGAGACCTTCTCCTTCGTCCTGACCAATGTGGATGGGAGCAGGAAGATTGGATACTGCAGGCGTCTCTTG CCCGCTGGCCCTGGCCCTCGCCTCCCCAAGGTGTACTGCATCATTAGCTGCATCGGCTGCTTCGGCCTGTTCTCCAAG ATCCTGGATGAAGTGGAGAAGAGGCATCAGATCTCCATGGCCGTCATTTACCCGTTCATGCAGGGCCTCCGGGAGGCGGCCTTCCCTGCTCCTGGGAAGACCGTCACCCTCAAGAGCTTCATCCCTGACTCGGGCACTGAG TTCATCTCACTGACGCGGCCCCTGGACTCCCACCTAGAACACGTGGATTTTAGTTCTCTGTTGCACTGTCTCAGTTTCGAACAGATTCTGCAGATCTTTGCCTCTGCAGTGCTGGAGAGAAGAATCATCTTCCTGGCAGAAGGTCTCAG CACCCTGTCTCAGTGCATCCATGCTGCTGCCGCGCTGCTCTACCCCTTCAGCTGGGCACACACCTACATCCCCGTTGTCCCCGAGAGCCTGCTGGCCACTGTCTGCTGCCCCACTCCCTTCATGGTTGGAGTACAAATGCGTTTTCGGCAGGAAGTTATGGACAGCCCCATGGAAGAG GTCCTGTTGGTGAATCTTTGTGAAGGGACCTTCTTAATGTCA GTTGGCGACGAAAAAGACATCCTACCACCCAAGCTTCAGGATGACATCTTAGGCTCTCTTGGTCAGGGGATCAATGAGTTACCGA CTTCCGAACAAATCAACGAGCATGTTTCAGGCCCTTTCGTGCAGTTCTTTGTCAAGACTGTGGGTCACTATGCTTCCTATATCAAGCGGGAAGCCAGTGGGCAAGGCCGCTTCCAAGAGCGGGCCTTCTGTAAGGCTCTGACCTCCAAGACCAACCGCAGGTTTGTGAAGAAGTTTGTGAAGACACAGCTCTTCTCCCTTTTCATCCAGGAAGCCGAGAAGAGCAAGAACCCTCCTGCAG GCTATTTCCAACGGAAAATACTTGAATATGaggaacagaagaaacagaagaaatcaaGGGAAAAGACTGTGAAATAA